In one Phyllostomus discolor isolate MPI-MPIP mPhyDis1 chromosome 8, mPhyDis1.pri.v3, whole genome shotgun sequence genomic region, the following are encoded:
- the TEFM gene encoding transcription elongation factor, mitochondrial isoform X2: protein MNVSRVLVAAGKWRFFPVSLRSSLFQALHNSCRKKSTAPKKIIPNIAVCDKNTKESANALDKLFSSEQQASILHVLNTASNKELEAFKLLRGRKSINIVEHREKYGPFQNLESLTNVPLFQYKTAVQVCNSILCPETGARKRKSHENRLLKKLIKPEIERERLKAVNSIVSIVFGTRRIAWAHLDRKLAVLDWQQSEYFQLMKGTYISSVYLEEISSVISKIPKADFYVLEKTGLSIQNSTLFPVLLHLHIMEAMLYALLNTTFAQGGQHQVLSMNRSAVGKHFELMVGDTRTSGKELVKQFLLDSVLKEEPRVFFPSDKIVHYRQMFSSTEHYRIEELYDSLLQAVAFYELVVFAPEP, encoded by the exons ATGAACGTCTCTAGGGTTCTCGTGGCTGCAG GGAAGTGGAGATTTTTTCCAGTATCATTAAGGTCATCCTTGTTCCAGGCCCTACATAATTCCTGTCGGAAAAAATCCACTGCACCCAAGAAAATTATTCCCAACATTGCTGTGTgtgacaaaaatacaaaggagtcTGCAAATGCACTTGACAAGCTCTTCTCTTCGGAACAGCAGGCTTCCATCTTGCATGTGTTGAATACAGCATCTAATAAAGAACTTGAAGCTTTCAAATTGCTTCGTGGAAGAAAGTCCATCAATATTGTAGAGCACAGAGAAAAGTACGGGCCATTTCAGAATTTGGAGAGTTTAACGAATGTGCCCTTGTTCCAGTATAAAACTGCCGTCCAAGTTTGTAACTCCATCCTTTGTCCCGAGACTGGAGCGAGAAAAAGAAAGTCACACGAAAACCGGCTATTGAAAAAGCTTATCAAAccagagatagaaagagagagacttaAG GCAGTAAATAGTATCGTATCCATTGTTTTTGGTACTCGAAGAATTGCCTGGGCTCACCTTGATCGTAAACTGGCAGTACTGGACTGGCAGCAAAGTGAATACTTCCAGTTGATGAAAGGAACGTACATATCATCTGTCTATTTAGAAGAG atttcttcaGTCATTTCAAAGATTCCTAAAGCTGACTTCTATGTCCTGGAAAAAACAGGACTTTCAATTCAGAACTCAACCCTGTTTCCTGTACTGTTGCATTTGCATATCATGGAAGCCATGCTGTATGCCCTATTGAACACAACTTTTGCCCAGGGCGGCCAGCATCAGGTCCTGAGCATGAACCGCAGTGCAGTGGGGAAGCACTTTGAACTGATGGTCGGTGACACTCGGACTAGTGGAAAAGAGCTAGTGAAGCAGTTCCTCTTGGACTCTGTGCTGAAGGAAGAGCCCCGGGTGTTCTTCCCGTCAGACAAGATAGTCCACTACCGGCAGATGTTCTCGTCTACGGAGCACTACAGGATAGAAGAGCTGTATGACTCATTACTGCAAGCTGTTGCCTTCTATGAATTAGTAGTATTTGCCCCTGAACCTTAA
- the TEFM gene encoding transcription elongation factor, mitochondrial isoform X1 — MTTFIFQALILTYRKWRFFPVSLRSSLFQALHNSCRKKSTAPKKIIPNIAVCDKNTKESANALDKLFSSEQQASILHVLNTASNKELEAFKLLRGRKSINIVEHREKYGPFQNLESLTNVPLFQYKTAVQVCNSILCPETGARKRKSHENRLLKKLIKPEIERERLKAVNSIVSIVFGTRRIAWAHLDRKLAVLDWQQSEYFQLMKGTYISSVYLEEISSVISKIPKADFYVLEKTGLSIQNSTLFPVLLHLHIMEAMLYALLNTTFAQGGQHQVLSMNRSAVGKHFELMVGDTRTSGKELVKQFLLDSVLKEEPRVFFPSDKIVHYRQMFSSTEHYRIEELYDSLLQAVAFYELVVFAPEP; from the exons ATGACGACTTTCATTTTCCAAGCACTGATTCTGACTTACA GGAAGTGGAGATTTTTTCCAGTATCATTAAGGTCATCCTTGTTCCAGGCCCTACATAATTCCTGTCGGAAAAAATCCACTGCACCCAAGAAAATTATTCCCAACATTGCTGTGTgtgacaaaaatacaaaggagtcTGCAAATGCACTTGACAAGCTCTTCTCTTCGGAACAGCAGGCTTCCATCTTGCATGTGTTGAATACAGCATCTAATAAAGAACTTGAAGCTTTCAAATTGCTTCGTGGAAGAAAGTCCATCAATATTGTAGAGCACAGAGAAAAGTACGGGCCATTTCAGAATTTGGAGAGTTTAACGAATGTGCCCTTGTTCCAGTATAAAACTGCCGTCCAAGTTTGTAACTCCATCCTTTGTCCCGAGACTGGAGCGAGAAAAAGAAAGTCACACGAAAACCGGCTATTGAAAAAGCTTATCAAAccagagatagaaagagagagacttaAG GCAGTAAATAGTATCGTATCCATTGTTTTTGGTACTCGAAGAATTGCCTGGGCTCACCTTGATCGTAAACTGGCAGTACTGGACTGGCAGCAAAGTGAATACTTCCAGTTGATGAAAGGAACGTACATATCATCTGTCTATTTAGAAGAG atttcttcaGTCATTTCAAAGATTCCTAAAGCTGACTTCTATGTCCTGGAAAAAACAGGACTTTCAATTCAGAACTCAACCCTGTTTCCTGTACTGTTGCATTTGCATATCATGGAAGCCATGCTGTATGCCCTATTGAACACAACTTTTGCCCAGGGCGGCCAGCATCAGGTCCTGAGCATGAACCGCAGTGCAGTGGGGAAGCACTTTGAACTGATGGTCGGTGACACTCGGACTAGTGGAAAAGAGCTAGTGAAGCAGTTCCTCTTGGACTCTGTGCTGAAGGAAGAGCCCCGGGTGTTCTTCCCGTCAGACAAGATAGTCCACTACCGGCAGATGTTCTCGTCTACGGAGCACTACAGGATAGAAGAGCTGTATGACTCATTACTGCAAGCTGTTGCCTTCTATGAATTAGTAGTATTTGCCCCTGAACCTTAA